ATTTAAACAACaaatacccaaaaaattaaaagaaatatcttttgatttctttctcaTCTATTAACAATTTTGCTTGTTCACTCTCAATTATTATGCCCCATTCAAACCATGGATGAATTACCAAGATATTCTGCTGACATTTTGTTGATACTACCGAAATAAATTGTAAATAAAGATGCAAGTAAATTAACTTAAAACTAACAATTTTACGAGAAAAAAATCCTTAGAACTTATCCTGTTTTATACTATTTGTAACTAATAGCACAAAATCATTCTCAAATCCTAATTAGTTTAACTGCTTTTAGGTTTGTCATCAATGTCATCGGGATTCAGTTTGGAGTGGCCCTAGACCCCAACCTAGATGGCAATTCACAAAGAGACCCAACTGGACTTTTGGAGCACCCCTTCTAATGCCATGATGTCCAATTGTGCAGTCCAAAATAGACTCACAAGAAATTCAAGCTCACTCTTGAACTAAAGCCCTGAGGTTTGGCCCTACTGAAATTGATCTATTCCCTGACCCAACTGGCCCATAAGCAGAACCCTACCACCAAGAGGCCCTCAACAAGGTTGCGCTTGAACCTTTCTCCTTCAGAATTTTCCAGCTAGGTTTGAGGATTCTCGCTAATGACTGTTCCATGGGAAACTTCGATCAACTTGAgtaaagaaaatagagaaaatgacaactgaaaaatcaaacaacgatTGTACAGATCGTTTTGTTATTCCCCAAGCTCCAACGAACAAAAAATTTCATCTAATGTCAGAAATCGAATATACTAATATTAAACAAGGGAAGCATCGATTAGCATCAAATTTCACCACGTCTCATCTAACATCAGAAATAGCGGAAGTTTATGAAATTATTGGAAAACAAAGGATGATAAACTAAAACGCACCCTGAGGAATCAATCCCCAACTCTGAGAATCGACCGATAGAATGGATCTCAGGCGAGCTGAAGCGATTGCGCTGTGTAAAGGCATCAGCGATCCCTGACTGCTCAACTCCAGTGGTAATCTATCACCAAATACCACAATCGAAACCAACATAAAATAAAGGGCAGAGGTGAAtgacaaatagaaatcaaaatgtAAGAAGATCCAAAGCAACAAAAGCTCAAGTTGACCTCACCTTGAAATCCCATGAACGCGCCTTGAGGAATTGGAAACCTGAGATGGGAAGGCGGATTTGAGAGGAGAAAACGAAGGTGATAATGCGTTTTTCTGGCATTTGAGAACCAGAGACGGAGAACGAGAGGTTAATCTCGAAAGAATGGCTGAAGCAGTCATGGTGGTCGAAGCTTTCAAAAAGGGTTTAAGCAGACTACTTTTGCTGTTTCGCAGGGTTTTATGGGGAGCTGTTATTTCCGGTCACTATGCTAATTCCTCTTTTGTTTTGAATTACCGCTATGTCTGAAAGCTAAGAAAAACAATTTAGGAGAAACAATGGGGATgcggttgtgtgtgtgtgtgtgtgtgtgtgtgtgagagtcAATGGCAGTTCACGAAAAGCATCAATAAAtgtgttatttttcatttcatcttGGCTGGGTCACTCATTTCAATTCCATTTGTTTGGATGTAAGGTTATTATTCCCCGCataaataataagataaaaattatgataaagtaattattaatttatgtgtcttaatttaaatcttttttcttttctagactTCCATACACAGCCTCAAGCGTATGAAATCTCTCCAAattaaaactcttttttttttttttttttttttttttttttttggagttttgaGTTTGCAAGCCACAAAGGCCCTGACTTTGGCCGTAGACCTATTTTCAAATATTGATTTTCTCTTCCCTATGCAACTTGCGGTGGCATTTTGCTTCTAAGAGTTTTGGGTAAAACTTCTTGTCACCGAGTGGTAAATTTAAATattgtaacctttttttttattgcccaGTGTCTTACTCCTGTCAAAAGTAAGTTAaggtaaaaatagaaaaaaatattttaatataagtTGAAAGCAATTGTCTTGTGTGAAATGATGCACTAGGGGGTAAGGGTGCAAATTTGGCCCTGACGGCTCACACCCTCCCTTGACCCGCTCTGATCCTGAACAAATatcgacccaaaaattttgaccCTAAGGGCCGGCCCAACCTTGAattctgaccctgagtcagaGTCAGGGCGGGCAAgcgttgatgtctttggcctgcCCAATCCGCCCTGATATTTTTACTTTGACTTTTGGTCCTGGTTTTGGCCTGGCCCGGCTCtgatttttgcccctgatgttgatCCTGGTTGTGACATTGATGTTTAACcctgaatttaacctaattttatatattatttgacattgagtcattgacacctcaaaactcctaatatatcttctcactgatctcttatttttctaccaaaaaaaaaaagatctctctTGCGTTTTTTTACTAAGAAATTTGtaactttatattttttatctcctctttattatgaatattttttctttttaagttatttcatattttgtagggtcagggttagggtatacccagcccttgatggcaaaccaaagTTAGGGTCAATTAAGGTCAGGGTCATCCCACCCAACCCTAAAAAATTAGGGCCAATCAGagtgggtaagggttgggctggaCTCTGAAGAGTATGAAGAGTATGGctagggttgaagttttgctaatttgggcccagttaaggggactcagggttgggcccTATTGCACCCCTATTTGGGGAGAAAAAGTTGTGATATCCTGAAAATGCAAAAGCGTAAGGCCATAATTTCTTTTtcaccaaaattttgttaaaacaagtttttcccaactgccatttttatagaaaatagagaaattatcactcccctcccctgaactatagctaaatatcaagttctcctaatttttttttcaaatgtttcACTCTCCTCTCTTCAAATGAAAAGATTCTATCTACCGTGCCTGAAAGTTTGAATTGATTGTTAAGtcagcaatttttttttgatgataacTAAAATACTATCATACATGAGCCGAGTCTTGATATTTGGAATTGTGGGTTTAACAAAAGGAATGTTcctttcctaaggttatctttggaagccaagaaaagaaaataaaaaaaaataataatctaaggagaaagatagataaaaaaaagaaaaaaaaaagaaatataattacgatttttatcatattatgttttttatagtatttttttctcttgattgTAGGAAATgactaaagttttttttttttttttaatagcaaTTCCTTTCCTAAGTAGAAATTGTAAATAAAGATGTAAAAAATGAGATCCATCCGATTGAACCAATCGAAATTGACAAGTAAATATGGGAAATATGGTGTCTGAAATAGTTGAtaatcccatcccatcccatccctaTTTGTAAACTTCGTGTTATCGTTATTAGGAAaagattttttctttggtaaactATGGGGGAAGTCAACACACCTACTCTCATCTTGTCTGCTTCTGCACGACCTGAAGCATTTTTTAATGGTAACTATTTTGGACCCATCtggaaaacacatttttttttttaggataaaGTGCTAACCCATCGTGTGTTTTCTGCACCAGACATAGGTGAGATAATAAAATGACCACCATGCATCGGATGTTTTAACACATGTTCTTATTCATCCTCACACTGGTGCGAGATCATATGATTAGTTagtatttttttgggggaaaaaaaaatctaataggTAATGTGATTTCTATGCAAAGACAAAATTGGGGTAAAACAACTACCAAACCTTTTATGGGAAGCGGAAAATCCTTCCCTATTGATATTAGTATTCTCTCATTGGCCCATGTGCTATGTAAGGTTACATTGCCTTTTAGGGAATCTTCTTACATTGCCTTTTTAGggaatcttcttcttttccttttattattatatttctctctctatcccCCACCCCACTCCACCCCAATTGTATGAATCATCAGTCCCATACAAGAttttaggtattgatattgaATCTGATAGATTGTATTGATATTAGCCAAGGCCTATACCTAGACCTAGCCAATCCTAGATAGGATTTCAACATTGGATTAggggttaaaaagaaaaaacattttttcaatgaaaatagGGATAAAATCGACTAATCCATGCCAATAGACCAATTGGGATTGATATCAACATTGATGGAGTCCAATATCGATCCGATTCTCAATATTTAAATCCCTAGTCCCATAGCCACAATTACATTTTGACCCTTCTAAATACAAAGCTAAAGCATATTTGAGAAAAATATCCCTACTAACGCTGAGATATAAGAACACatgaaatgaccaccctgccCCATCTCTTGT
This genomic stretch from Macadamia integrifolia cultivar HAES 741 chromosome 2, SCU_Mint_v3, whole genome shotgun sequence harbors:
- the LOC122058305 gene encoding protein NONRESPONDING TO OXYLIPINS 2, mitochondrial-like isoform X2; the protein is MTASAILSRLTSRSPSLVLKCQKNALSPSFSPLKSAFPSQVSNSSRRVHGISRLPLELSSQGSLMPLHSAIASARLRSILSVDSQSWGLIPQGISMPL
- the LOC122058305 gene encoding uncharacterized protein LOC122058305 isoform X1, translated to MTASAILSRLTSRSPSLVLKCQKNALSPSFSPLKSAFPSQVSNSSRRVHGISRLPLELSSQGSLMPLHSAIASARLRSILSVDSQSWGLIPQVKLDCWSLGVYVSFND